In the genome of Hemicordylus capensis ecotype Gifberg chromosome 10, rHemCap1.1.pri, whole genome shotgun sequence, the window CCATGGATTGGGAAGGAATGCAGGTGCAAAAGGTTTTAAGAACACACACACTAGATGTTAAGCACAAGCTACAATTACAAGGTAAGTGCAGTTCCCACAAGAAGGGATCTTCTCAACATGCTGATTTAGGTGCATAGAACTGGGGCATTTTTTTGGAATTTTCAGAAATCTGGAATTAAAAAAACAGCTTAAACACAAAATAGCAATAGCCAGGAGATTTTTCTAGGAGTATTTATCAGCAGCTGCACCTGTGAGGCCAGTGAGGTTTCAAAAAGATGAGAACCAACAAAACACACTGATTTCGTTGTTGTTGCACAAAGTAGGAGCCTCCTAGATCTCATCCCAGCAAGTCTTTCTTCAAAGAACCTGCCTCGTAGTGGGTGAAACCAAGAGCACCCAAGAGTTCCAGACCACTGGAGAGTGACAAGTAGAAGAATGGGACCTTTGCAACATGCTGATTTTTGGTGCACACCGCTGGGGTCTTGTAATATTTGGAAATCTAGCACACAACATAATGGTTTAAATATAGAAAAGATAGGAACATCCAGGAGATTTTTCTAGGTCAGAGGTTCTTAACTGGACCACCATGGTGGGGTGGTCCAGAAGGTTATatgaaaaatgaaatatataattAAAGGTACCATCATAAAACGATCATTTATAACCAAATACAATacatcttttatttttcttggatTTTAAACTATAAGttataaaattataaatgggGCAGGAGTCCACGGGCATTGTAAAGCACCTAAGTGGGATGTGCAGTTTCAAGAAGATGGAGCTTTGTAACATGctcattccaccccacccccacgtttgcaattttcagaaatctGGCAGTCAAAACAATGGCTTAAAAATAGAAGGGACGACAACTGCCAGGGATCCATAGCTGCAAAAAGGTTACGAACCTTTGAAGTAAAGAGTCACTGAACAGCAAGCATTTGAGTTCTCTACAACTCTATCAAATTAGCCGGAAAGGAGAAGGATGGAGGGCGGGAGAGAGACATGCTCAAGGCATCCCCACACTGTGCCGTTTTTAAAATCTGAAGATGGAAGATTTATTTAAGAGGCTTTGTACACATTTTGATCAGTCTCTGAACGGTGTGAAATTAATGTGTCAAGttgtacttttgttgaaaagcaacctAGATGCCAAACCTACCTGGCTTGGATGTTATTACAAGGACTCTATCATCTAATGTATCAATTGTCTTTTTGAAGCCACACAAAGCCTCTGTGAGCTGAATTTTCATTTTCAGAACTAAGTCTTGGCCTCTTCTTTGAAACACTGGATGGTCCTTCTGGTCCAGCACAATGATGACATCTCCAGGCTCCAGGTCAGGCTCCTGGTCACCTTCTCCGTGAAACACTATTTTCTGACCATCTTTCATTCCTACAGACGCAGAAAGTATTAGCACCAAAAACAGCAGACCAATTCAGAGGATCTGTCACATCATTGCCAGCTACAATGATCAAAATACATTCTGTATCTTCAAATCTATGATGGTCAGGAGAACGGTGTCTGGTCAAGTACCATAATAAAGACCTATTTATCTTTCAGGAAGCTGTTTTGTCATTTTATTGTGGGCTCCTGTGGCTTTCCTACAGGGCAAACAGCGAGATGATGATACCAGACAGGTTCCCTGTCTGCAAACGgctcatattttaaaaagaatcacTTGACACCAACAAGAACCACTGAAGGAAAGCTGTGCTCAGACTCAGTacggatagttgctctccccctgttactTTGAAAGATGCCATTTTGCCCAGTTGGGAGAGGCCAATCTCTCTCAAAAGTACTTTTATAATGTGGCAAAGAGAATCAGAGAGATGAACATGTGAGTAAGGGAAGAGCTTCGCAGAGTCTGTTGACTGAGTAGCCGTTCTAATTGTTATACATCTTTATGAACTCAGCTTCTCTGAGACCCAAATCTTAGACACCTAATGAGAATAATAATCTATTATGATTCTTTACCTTTGTCAATGTGAATTTCTATGATCTTCTTCTCTCTAACCACCTTGTTGCCACTGCAGGTGGAGCATCTATCTTTGGGGTTTATCCGTTCGCCTTGGCCTTTGCAATCAGGACAGACCGTCTGGATCTGCTGCACCATGCCAGGACCAATCTGCTGAACGAGCACCTGCATTCCTCGGCCTTTACATGTAGGGCACTTTTCAACAGCTCCTTTCTTtccaccataacctgggaagTGGGGATAAATGACATAGCAACTTGATACTGATTTGTGTCATGGAAATGCACATATTTTCAGATAGCAAGAAGATCACTGCTTGTTTTCACCGGGGGTTTATTTACTTTACACTCACCATGCTAGTAATAAAATCTAGTTATTAAATATACTTTTCTTTCAAAAGCCTTTGAAAAAGAACCGTAATTTTAAACTGAACAAGAGACGCCGTTCTTCCAGAAGAATCATAAGTAttaagatgctttttaaaaaccctggtcTATAATATTGTTTGGGATAACAAATGGAATGATGCTGAGTAGCCCTTTCTAGGAGAGAGCTGCAGCATGCTCCCAATGTTAGCTGGACAAATGGGGTGGTGGCCAGTGTTAAGCCCCTCCCGATGAGTCACAACCACAAATTTAACCTTGCTACATGCATCAAAGACAGCTGGTGCCTTAAAATACCACTGGATGAAATGTTCAACATTTTCACCAGACAGAACAGGAGTGGGCGCCCAAACATTTTTTGGACATGGTCCAGCTTCTATGTAAGAATTCTGTCAGTTGTTTAATCAGAGTCATTACCTTTACACTGGCCACAAATAACATTCTTCTGAAGTGCCAGCTTCCTTGTGGCTCCATTATACAAGTCTTCAAGGGATATACTCAACTGGTGTACAACATTCTTACCTTAACAAAAGAAAAGTTTAGATGCTTAGTATTAAGACCATCATTTAGaaggctctctctttttttttagccTTCCTACTTGCAAACCTAACAAATCCTTGGGTAGCACACAATGGGTGCCTGTTTATGAGAGAGAAGTGCTTCTGGAACATGactattttgtttttctaatCCAAACTAGTTTTCCAAATCCGCTGATTTTAGCTACTACTACTTTCAAGTTTTATCATTTTAAACAGTTATCACTTCATACCCCAACAACATCAAGCTCACACTTATTTAATCATATCACATACCCTTACCTCActggctcagtgcaggcaaaGAAACATGATATAGAAATGGCTCTCTCTCAAGGACCAGTTTCTTTTACAAGTAAATGCAGCCAAAGGAAGATTTGTAGAAATGTGTGGTATCTCACAGTTTGTACAGCCAACTCCTATACCCATTCCCCTGTTATAGCAGCTACActatgtgtaaaggtaaagtgtgccgttgagtcgatgtcgactcctggagaccacagagcgctgtggttgtctttggtagaatactggaggggtttaccattgcctcctcctgcgcagtatgagatgatgcctttcagcatcttcctatattgctgctgcctgatataagtagTGCTGAAATAAAGAACACAGGCAGAAACTAGACCACCAGAATTCAAATGCACTGTATTCACATTGCCAGCCCCCTCAGGTTTCAACCACAGAATGCAAACTGCAAAAATCCCCCTGCAGACCCTGCCAAACCTGAAGGAACTCAAGCTACAAAATCGAGTTTCATGGAAATGAAACTAGATAATTGATTGGTTCAACTTAAGTTATGTGATTTAGGGTATGTGTGTTCTCAGCTCTAGTTATTTGACTCCCAGATCTTTGTCATCTGATCTAACCTTTATCAATGACAGCCTTGGATAACACTACAGTATATAGAATTACTGCAGGAATGCTATGGCTCACAACACTGTTACCATGTCAGTCCTAACATAGGCAACAGGATAGTAATAACGGACAACCAGAAGAATTGACTAGCAACAGAAACATTGTATTCAGACTGTATCAGGTACTTCCATGCTTAACTGAAACCTTCAGATGCTGCACACTTTCTGCTTTGGTTACAGTAGTACACCACTCTACTTTTGGGTCTCAAACACTAAAATTTTAAGTgatgcaattttttaaataaatgcatacctCTTCTCTCTCTACTCATTCGGCCTCCACCACCAAAGAACATGTCAAAGATGTCCATAGGTGAAGAGAAACTGCCGCCACTTAAGCCTCCTTCTTTAATAGCTTGCTCCCCACCCTGGTCATAGAGTTCCCTTTTCTTTGGGTCTGACAGAACTTCATAAGCCTGGGATATGAGCTTAAACTATGAAGAGAAAAAGATTCTCTGAGTAACCAGCTAGCAATGATAGTAAGTTTCATTCAAACAGTTAAGAAAACATCATAACATCAGTTAAGAGATTTAGGAGTACATCACCAATACACAATGTTAGTATTCTTCCCATTTTAGAATGTGTTCGTACTGCTAGTGTGTGGTTAATACAAGATCAAGCCATACCAAATGCTATAATGAGGAGTTACTAGCAATGTAGCTATCACCATGGCTAcaacattttatgtatttattatatttatatattgctcaaCTGACCAACGTCCTTGAAGAggtttacaaaaaacaaacattaaaaccagCTTTCTCCACATAAATAAACGTTGCTCACTGACTGCACTGGGCATCTGTTGATAGACTATTAGGAACTGGGGGTTGGGTAGCACAGTACATTTCAGTGGGGTTCCTTTTattgttattaaaaatatttatatattcaacACAAGCAGCTTACACAGAACAAAAAGAATaggaaaatggttccttgtccctcACAAAAGGCTCAGACTAAAAATAAACCCAAGGGTGACACCAACAGTCACTGGGCTGAATTAGTAAAAGTCTGCCATTGAGACACCAAGGAAAAGATTTTGCCCCTAACATAAAAGCACTATGAGAAAAACTTAACTTTCTCTTAAAGAGGCGACTACCTTTTGCAAAACAAAGGTCTCCATGGGAGACCTGAAGGATAAACCTGCTGCGAGTGTCCTCAACTACATCtgagacaaacacacacagtacATAAGTTCTGCTTGCCTTTAGCGGCTGTTTGGTCAACTGTAACCTGCGTCGTCTGACTTTCAGAACCTAATGGGAACCAATGAAGAGCACACCCACTCCCATGCACCCAGTTGGtcctgggtccaattcaaggtgttgattttgacctttaaagtaagcatgaattgtcccctttgctaagtagggtccaccctggtttgcatttgaatgggagatgacatgtgagcactgcaagatacaggaggacctcgctaTTCGTGGGTTTAGCACTCACCATTTTATGTATCCGCAGTCTAGCATCCTACCTCAGTATACATGcaaagggggagagggaagggttaAACCCGAGAATCCATGGGTGGCGGGTGGCTGGAAAcgacctcagaggtaatttctggccaccattttatagCTTTCAAAAAGAGAGGGTCAAAAACAACTCATTTTCAGCCAATTCACAGAGCAGTGGACTACTTGGGAGCATTATTTTGGGTGGGGACACTTATTTTTGACAGTCCAGGAACTatccgcaccccccccccgccggcagaACAGAACCTCCACAAATAAAGGAGTTCTCCTGTatcccccttcggggatggggctgccatgcagaaggttccaagttccctccccggaatctctggatagggctgagagagagactcctgcctgcaaccttggaaaagccactgccagtccgtgtagacaatagtgagctaga includes:
- the DNAJA4 gene encoding dnaJ homolog subfamily A member 4 isoform X2, which produces MVKETGYYDILGVKPGASSDEIKRAYRKLALKFHPDKNPSEGERFKLISQAYEVLSDPKKRELYDQGGEQAIKEGGLSGGSFSSPMDIFDMFFGGGGRMSRERRGKNVVHQLSISLEDLYNGATRKLALQKNVICGQCKGYGGKKGAVEKCPTCKGRGMQVLVQQIGPGMVQQIQTVCPDCKGQGERINPKDRCSTCSGNKVVREKKIIEIHIDKGMKDGQKIVFHGEGDQEPDLEPGDVIIVLDQKDHPVFQRRGQDLVLKMKIQLTEALCGFKKTIDTLDDRVLVITSKPGEVIKHGDLKCIYNEGMPTYKSPLEKGSLIIQFLVSFPENNWLSKDQLPLLEALLPPREEVTISDDMDQADLVEFDPRERPYRNHGEAYEEDDEGPRTGVQCQTS
- the DNAJA4 gene encoding dnaJ homolog subfamily A member 4 isoform X1: MESTEDRKPGGPSTENKEADGPSTESREADSSAATMVKETGYYDILGVKPGASSDEIKRAYRKLALKFHPDKNPSEGERFKLISQAYEVLSDPKKRELYDQGGEQAIKEGGLSGGSFSSPMDIFDMFFGGGGRMSRERRGKNVVHQLSISLEDLYNGATRKLALQKNVICGQCKGYGGKKGAVEKCPTCKGRGMQVLVQQIGPGMVQQIQTVCPDCKGQGERINPKDRCSTCSGNKVVREKKIIEIHIDKGMKDGQKIVFHGEGDQEPDLEPGDVIIVLDQKDHPVFQRRGQDLVLKMKIQLTEALCGFKKTIDTLDDRVLVITSKPGEVIKHGDLKCIYNEGMPTYKSPLEKGSLIIQFLVSFPENNWLSKDQLPLLEALLPPREEVTISDDMDQADLVEFDPRERPYRNHGEAYEEDDEGPRTGVQCQTS
- the DNAJA4 gene encoding dnaJ homolog subfamily A member 4 isoform X3, whose translation is MQPVPCHKHWSYQRKFKLISQAYEVLSDPKKRELYDQGGEQAIKEGGLSGGSFSSPMDIFDMFFGGGGRMSRERRGKNVVHQLSISLEDLYNGATRKLALQKNVICGQCKGYGGKKGAVEKCPTCKGRGMQVLVQQIGPGMVQQIQTVCPDCKGQGERINPKDRCSTCSGNKVVREKKIIEIHIDKGMKDGQKIVFHGEGDQEPDLEPGDVIIVLDQKDHPVFQRRGQDLVLKMKIQLTEALCGFKKTIDTLDDRVLVITSKPGEVIKHGDLKCIYNEGMPTYKSPLEKGSLIIQFLVSFPENNWLSKDQLPLLEALLPPREEVTISDDMDQADLVEFDPRERPYRNHGEAYEEDDEGPRTGVQCQTS
- the DNAJA4 gene encoding dnaJ homolog subfamily A member 4 isoform X4 translates to MQVLVQQIGPGMVQQIQTVCPDCKGQGERINPKDRCSTCSGNKVVREKKIIEIHIDKGMKDGQKIVFHGEGDQEPDLEPGDVIIVLDQKDHPVFQRRGQDLVLKMKIQLTEALCGFKKTIDTLDDRVLVITSKPGEVIKHGDLKCIYNEGMPTYKSPLEKGSLIIQFLVSFPENNWLSKDQLPLLEALLPPREEVTISDDMDQADLVEFDPRERPYRNHGEAYEEDDEGPRTGVQCQTS